A stretch of Helicobacter pylori DNA encodes these proteins:
- a CDS encoding LTA synthase family protein, whose product MKSLSHALFSLFLKGFYFTFFMSLLFVFNRIGFILYTGYYKHALKNPIFDEIIKTLFNGARYDNRVVSSLAILFIIIGLLGLFIPKHQTKMLNITAYFSIAIILFLNIANIVYYGIYGNVFDENLLEFLHEDTLTILKMSGEYPILSSFSLFIILSVLTSFIYFKLQNALFKPKNAYQATHTKPLKTFILFALFSLTQMFYINAQLSFVGASLDLSIEPAKDPFLMKITPGAFRNLYLLARNYRQSHNLKFSDFAKETPLEVAKNYFNLKENPQNNLYELLTQTSHNNSLQTIQHVFYIVSESLSSWHFDKKFDSIGLTSALQDLVKKEHAHMLSAFIESAPRTVKSLDVQITGLPYINDNNLVNSGVILPSFPMAIGNITKTLGYRNNFYYGGSGIWNKLTSFTKKQGFHALYFNNHLLEFAKNKPYPKPIESNWGVHDNILFDYILENTNPHEKTFSMIMTLSNHAIKNVNLKAFGVPLEKIQQFVEKTPKSENLPDANSLGHIYWYDKVIVNFIKKASQKFPNSLFIITGDHFDRSYEYAKNDLYTIKSVPLILYAPTLKPETISQVGSHLDIAPTIVELVAPKGFQFVSFGKPLFSNNTTNPPSHPNYALGYEAIATKDYFYNPSLGLRYLNKNYKEPEDKQNDKIEASKFYQQLESLKALSYYLLYHGANLKD is encoded by the coding sequence ATGAAATCCCTATCCCATGCCCTTTTTTCGCTCTTTTTAAAAGGTTTTTATTTCACCTTTTTTATGAGCTTGTTGTTTGTGTTCAATCGTATCGGCTTTATCCTTTATACTGGCTATTATAAGCATGCTTTAAAAAACCCTATTTTTGATGAAATCATCAAAACCCTATTCAATGGAGCCAGATACGATAATCGTGTGGTCTCAAGCTTAGCGATTCTTTTTATCATCATCGGGTTATTAGGGTTATTTATCCCTAAACACCAAACCAAAATGCTTAATATTACGGCGTATTTTTCTATCGCTATTATCCTGTTTTTAAATATTGCGAACATTGTTTATTATGGCATTTATGGGAATGTGTTTGATGAAAATTTATTGGAATTTTTGCATGAAGACACGCTCACGATTTTAAAAATGAGTGGGGAATACCCTATTCTTTCTAGTTTTTCACTCTTTATAATCCTTAGCGTTTTAACCTCTTTTATCTATTTCAAACTCCAAAACGCCCTTTTTAAACCCAAAAATGCTTATCAAGCCACCCACACCAAACCCCTTAAAACTTTCATTTTATTTGCGCTTTTTTCCCTCACACAAATGTTTTACATTAACGCGCAATTGAGCTTTGTGGGCGCGTCTTTAGATCTCAGCATAGAGCCAGCCAAAGATCCTTTTTTAATGAAAATTACCCCCGGGGCGTTTCGCAACCTTTATCTTTTAGCACGCAATTACAGACAAAGCCATAACCTTAAATTCAGCGATTTTGCTAAAGAAACGCCTTTAGAAGTGGCGAAAAATTATTTCAATCTTAAAGAAAACCCCCAAAACAACCTCTATGAGTTGCTAACTCAGACAAGCCACAACAATTCTCTTCAAACCATTCAACATGTTTTCTATATCGTTTCAGAGTCCTTAAGCTCATGGCATTTTGATAAAAAATTTGATTCCATAGGGCTAACGAGCGCTTTACAAGATTTGGTTAAAAAAGAGCATGCCCACATGCTTTCTGCTTTTATTGAAAGCGCCCCACGGACCGTTAAAAGCCTGGATGTTCAGATCACAGGCTTACCCTATATCAATGATAATAATTTAGTCAATTCAGGGGTGATCCTCCCTAGTTTTCCTATGGCGATTGGCAATATCACAAAAACTCTAGGTTATAGAAACAACTTTTATTATGGGGGTAGCGGGATTTGGAACAAACTAACGAGTTTCACCAAAAAACAAGGTTTTCATGCCCTTTATTTCAATAACCATCTCTTAGAATTTGCCAAAAACAAGCCCTACCCCAAACCCATAGAGAGCAACTGGGGAGTGCATGATAATATTTTATTTGACTATATTTTAGAAAACACCAACCCCCATGAAAAAACTTTCAGCATGATCATGACTTTAAGCAACCACGCGATCAAAAACGTGAATCTCAAAGCCTTTGGCGTGCCTTTAGAAAAAATCCAACAATTTGTGGAAAAAACCCCCAAATCAGAAAATCTACCGGACGCTAATTCTTTAGGGCATATTTACTGGTATGACAAAGTAATCGTCAATTTCATCAAAAAAGCCAGCCAAAAATTCCCTAACTCGCTTTTTATCATCACAGGGGATCATTTTGACAGGAGCTATGAATACGCTAAAAACGATTTATATACCATTAAATCCGTGCCGCTTATTTTATATGCCCCTACTTTAAAGCCTGAAACAATCAGTCAAGTCGGATCGCATTTAGACATCGCCCCTACGATTGTTGAATTAGTCGCCCCTAAAGGTTTTCAATTTGTGAGTTTTGGAAAGCCTTTATTTTCTAACAATACAACAAACCCTCCAAGCCACCCCAATTACGCGCTAGGTTATGAAGCGATCGCTACCAAAGATTATTTTTATAACCCGAGTTTGGGGTTAAGGTATTTGAATAAAAATTACAAAGAGCCAGAGGATAAACAAAACGACAAAATAGAAGCTTCCAAGTTTTACCAGCAATTAGAATCTTTGAAAGCCCTTAGTTATTACTTGCTCTATCATGGGGCTAATCTTAAAGATTGA
- a CDS encoding 3-deoxy-d-manno-octulosonic acid hydrolase subunit 1: protein MFISSSYTLSFVWLFLIFFFFKNKPLGLRFSLSFISVILSNIAFKDSLSLNAFLSSFTAPLSPFSCLLILSYALFSCRLLQKPPLETLQSYSVMLFFNLLLLIDILGFLPFSIYHHFMASLIFSALFCGSLFLSSPLLGVIALVALSSSLLMRSNFQILDSLLDFPLLLFVFFKTLYLVKKRLY, encoded by the coding sequence ATGTTTATATCTTCTTCTTACACGCTGAGTTTTGTATGGCTTTTTTTAATTTTCTTTTTTTTCAAAAATAAGCCATTGGGTTTGAGGTTTTCGCTCTCTTTTATAAGCGTGATTTTAAGCAATATCGCTTTTAAAGACTCTCTATCGCTCAACGCCTTTTTAAGCAGTTTTACAGCCCCCTTAAGCCCCTTTAGCTGTCTTTTGATCCTTTCTTATGCGCTCTTTTCTTGCCGCCTCCTCCAAAAGCCCCCTTTAGAAACCTTGCAATCTTATAGCGTCATGCTGTTTTTCAATCTGTTGCTTTTGATAGATATTTTAGGGTTTTTGCCTTTTTCAATCTACCATCATTTCATGGCTTCTCTTATTTTTAGCGCACTTTTTTGTGGCAGTTTGTTTTTGAGCAGCCCTTTATTGGGCGTGATCGCTTTAGTAGCGTTATCCAGTTCGCTTTTGATGCGTTCTAATTTTCAAATCTTAGATTCTTTATTGGATTTCCCCTTGCTTCTTTTTGTCTTTTTTAAGACTTTATATCTTGTTAAAAAAAGGTTGTATTAA
- the folD gene encoding bifunctional methylenetetrahydrofolate dehydrogenase/methenyltetrahydrofolate cyclohydrolase FolD, protein MPNRGVVLLDGQALAYDIEKDLKHKIQIIHTQTHKRPKLAVILVGKDPASITYVNMKIKACERVGMDFDLKTLQENITEAELLSLIKDYNTDQNISGILVQLPLPRSIDSKMILEAIDPSKDVDGFHPLNIGKLCTQKESFLPATPMGVMRLLEHYHIEIKGKDVAIIGASNIIGKPLSMLMLNAGASVSVCHILTKDISFYTKNADIVCVGVGKPDLIKASMLKKGAVVVDIGINHLNDGRIVGDVDFTNAQKVAGFITPVPKGVGPMTIVSLLENTLIAFEKQQRKGF, encoded by the coding sequence ATGCCAAATAGGGGCGTTGTTTTATTAGACGGGCAAGCGTTAGCTTATGATATAGAAAAAGATTTGAAACATAAAATCCAAATAATCCATACACAAACGCATAAACGCCCCAAACTAGCCGTGATTTTAGTGGGAAAAGACCCTGCGAGTATCACTTATGTCAATATGAAGATCAAAGCATGCGAAAGGGTGGGCATGGATTTTGACTTAAAAACCCTCCAAGAAAATATTACTGAAGCCGAATTGCTGTCCTTGATTAAGGATTACAATACTGATCAAAATATTTCAGGGATTTTAGTCCAGCTCCCCCTACCTAGAAGCATTGATTCTAAAATGATTTTAGAAGCCATTGACCCTAGTAAAGATGTGGATGGTTTCCACCCCCTTAATATCGGCAAACTCTGCACCCAAAAGGAATCGTTTCTGCCAGCCACCCCTATGGGCGTGATGCGTCTTTTAGAGCATTATCACATTGAAATCAAGGGCAAGGATGTGGCGATTATCGGGGCGAGCAATATCATTGGAAAGCCTTTGAGCATGCTCATGCTAAACGCTGGGGCTAGCGTGAGCGTGTGCCATATTTTGACTAAAGACATTAGTTTTTACACTAAAAACGCTGATATTGTCTGCGTGGGCGTGGGTAAGCCTGATTTGATTAAAGCGAGCATGTTAAAAAAAGGGGCTGTAGTGGTGGATATTGGGATCAATCATTTGAACGATGGGCGTATCGTGGGCGATGTGGATTTTACCAACGCGCAAAAAGTTGCCGGTTTTATCACTCCTGTGCCTAAAGGCGTGGGGCCTATGACGATCGTTTCGCTTTTAGAAAACACTCTAATCGCTTTTGAAAAACAACAAAGGAAGGGATTTTAA
- the lepB gene encoding signal peptidase I: MKFLRSVYAFCSSWVGTIIIVLLVIFFIAQAFIIPSRSMVGTLYEGDMLFVKKFSYGIPIPKIPWIELPVMPDFKNNGHLIEGDRPKRGEVVVFIPPHEKKSYYVKRNFAIGGDEVLFTNEGFYLHPFESDTDKNYIAKHYPNAMTKEFMGKIFVLNPYKSEHPGIHYQKDNETFHLMEQLATQGAEANISMQLIQMEGEKVFYKKINNDEFFMIGDNRDNSSDSRFWGSVAYKNIVGSPWFVYFSLSLKNSLEMDAENNPKKRYLVRWERMFKSVEGLEKIIKKENATR, from the coding sequence ATGAAATTTTTGCGCTCTGTTTATGCATTTTGCTCCAGTTGGGTGGGGACGATCATTATTGTGCTGTTGGTTATCTTTTTTATCGCGCAAGCCTTTATCATTCCCTCTCGCTCTATGGTAGGCACGCTCTATGAGGGCGACATGCTCTTTGTCAAAAAATTTTCTTACGGCATACCCATTCCTAAAATCCCATGGATTGAGCTTCCTGTTATGCCTGATTTTAAAAATAACGGGCATTTGATAGAGGGGGATCGCCCTAAGCGCGGCGAAGTGGTGGTGTTTATCCCTCCCCATGAAAAAAAATCTTACTATGTCAAAAGGAATTTTGCCATTGGAGGCGATGAGGTGTTATTCACTAATGAGGGGTTTTATTTGCACCCTTTTGAGAGCGACACGGACAAAAATTACATCGCTAAACATTACCCTAACGCCATGACAAAAGAATTTATGGGTAAAATTTTTGTTTTAAACCCTTATAAAAGTGAGCATCCGGGTATCCATTACCAAAAAGACAATGAAACCTTCCATTTAATGGAGCAGTTAGCCACTCAAGGCGCAGAAGCTAATATCAGCATGCAACTCATTCAAATGGAGGGCGAAAAGGTGTTTTACAAGAAAATCAATAACGATGAATTCTTCATGATCGGCGATAATAGGGATAATTCTAGCGACTCGCGCTTTTGGGGGAGCGTGGCTTATAAAAACATCGTGGGTTCGCCTTGGTTTGTTTATTTCAGTTTGAGTTTAAAAAATAGCCTGGAAATGGATGCAGAAAATAACCCCAAAAAACGCTATCTGGTGCGTTGGGAACGCATGTTTAAAAGCGTTGAAGGCTTAGAAAAAATCATTAAAAAAGAAAACGCAACGCGTTAA
- a CDS encoding site-2 protease family protein, giving the protein MQFFDFSLESFITTLMKILALLIAIIGHEIMHGLSAFLFGDRSAKDANRLSLNPIRHLDMMGSVLLPALLLIFQAPFLFGWAKPVPVDMRYIVSQKGSLACVVVSLAGVAYNFTLAVLLAFITHLSFQKLGINALSINELNLYQLALVTFLIQGILYNLVLGVFNSLPIPPLDGSKALGFLALHFKSAFLLEWFSKMERYGFLVVFIFLFIPPLSEFFIHVPTRFLFSLLLS; this is encoded by the coding sequence GTGCAATTTTTTGATTTCTCTTTAGAAAGTTTTATTACCACCTTAATGAAAATCCTAGCCCTTTTAATCGCTATCATAGGGCATGAGATCATGCATGGCTTGAGCGCGTTTTTATTTGGGGATAGGAGTGCGAAAGACGCTAATCGTTTGAGTTTAAACCCTATCAGGCATTTAGACATGATGGGTTCGGTGCTTTTACCGGCTTTATTACTCATTTTTCAAGCCCCTTTTTTGTTTGGGTGGGCTAAACCCGTGCCGGTGGATATGCGCTACATTGTCTCTCAAAAAGGCTCTTTGGCATGCGTAGTGGTGAGTTTAGCCGGGGTGGCTTATAATTTCACCCTAGCCGTTCTGCTCGCTTTCATCACGCATTTGAGCTTCCAAAAACTAGGGATCAACGCTTTAAGCATCAATGAATTGAATCTTTATCAGCTCGCTTTAGTAACCTTTCTCATTCAAGGCATTCTTTATAATCTTGTCTTAGGCGTTTTCAACAGCCTCCCTATCCCGCCCTTAGACGGATCCAAAGCGTTAGGCTTTTTAGCGTTGCATTTTAAAAGCGCGTTTTTATTGGAATGGTTTTCTAAAATGGAACGCTACGGCTTTTTGGTAGTGTTTATCTTTTTGTTTATCCCCCCTTTATCGGAGTTTTTTATCCATGTGCCCACAAGATTTTTATTTTCCTTACTCCTTTCTTAA
- the rpiB gene encoding ribose 5-phosphate isomerase B translates to MNKPLKFSQVFIGSDHAGLHLAEFVQHFLEDKDFKIQAFLPTMRVDYPDYAKLVCQKVLENAQSYGILVCATGIGMSMGANRFKGIRAALCLDAYMAKMTRLHNNANVLCLGEKISGIGVVESILEAFFSTEFEQGRHVLRIQKLDESLKS, encoded by the coding sequence ATGAATAAGCCCTTAAAGTTTTCTCAAGTTTTTATAGGGAGCGATCATGCAGGGTTGCATCTTGCAGAGTTTGTCCAACATTTTTTAGAAGACAAGGATTTTAAGATCCAAGCTTTTTTACCCACCATGAGGGTGGATTACCCTGATTACGCCAAATTAGTGTGCCAAAAGGTCTTAGAAAATGCGCAAAGCTATGGTATTTTAGTGTGCGCTACAGGGATAGGCATGAGCATGGGCGCTAATCGTTTTAAGGGTATTAGAGCCGCCTTGTGCCTTGATGCTTACATGGCTAAAATGACTCGCTTGCACAATAACGCTAATGTCTTGTGTTTGGGCGAAAAGATTAGCGGTATTGGCGTGGTGGAAAGCATTTTAGAAGCGTTTTTCTCTACAGAATTTGAACAAGGCCGCCATGTGTTGCGCAT
- a CDS encoding exo-alpha-sialidase, producing the protein MEPSRNRLKHAAFFVGLFIVLFLIIMKRQTPPYAFTHNQTLVTQNPPYFMQLTIPKPNDALSVHASSLISLPNDNLLSAYFSGTKEGARDVKISANLFDGKINRWSEAFIILTKEELSHYSHECIKKLGNPLLFLHDDKILLFVVGVSMGGWATSKIYQLESALEPIHFKFVRKLSLSPFLNLSHLIKNKPLNTTDGGFMLPLYHELATQYPLLLKFDKQNNPRELLRPNTLNHQLQPSLTPFKDCAVMAFRNHSLKDSLMLETCKTPTAWQKPISTNLKNLDDSLNLLNLNGILYLIHNPSDLSLRRKELWLSKLENSNSFKTLKVLDKANEVSYPSYSLNPHFIDIVYTYNRSHIKHIRFNMAYLNSLLK; encoded by the coding sequence TTGGAACCTTCAAGAAATCGCCTAAAGCATGCCGCCTTTTTTGTGGGGCTTTTTATCGTTTTATTTTTAATTATAATGAAGCGCCAAACCCCCCCCTATGCTTTCACGCACAATCAAACCCTTGTTACTCAAAACCCCCCCTATTTCATGCAACTCACTATCCCTAAACCAAATGACGCTTTAAGCGTGCATGCGAGCTCTTTAATCAGCTTGCCTAACGATAACCTCTTGAGTGCTTATTTTAGCGGCACTAAAGAAGGGGCAAGGGATGTGAAAATCAGCGCGAATCTTTTTGATGGCAAGATTAATCGCTGGAGCGAAGCTTTCATTATTTTAACCAAAGAAGAGCTTTCTCATTATTCGCATGAATGCATCAAAAAACTAGGTAACCCCTTGCTTTTTTTGCATGACGATAAAATTTTGTTGTTTGTCGTAGGGGTGAGCATGGGCGGGTGGGCCACTTCTAAAATCTATCAACTTGAAAGCGCTTTAGAGCCGATTCATTTTAAGTTTGTGCGAAAACTCTCTTTAAGCCCTTTTTTAAACTTAAGCCATTTGATAAAAAATAAACCTTTAAACACCACTGATGGCGGGTTTATGCTACCACTCTATCACGAATTAGCCACCCAATACCCCTTGTTGTTGAAATTTGACAAACAAAATAACCCAAGAGAGCTTTTAAGGCCTAATACCCTAAACCACCAGCTCCAACCAAGCCTAACCCCCTTTAAAGACTGCGCTGTCATGGCGTTTAGAAACCATTCTCTTAAAGATAGCCTCATGCTAGAAACCTGCAAGACCCCCACCGCTTGGCAAAAACCCATTTCTACAAATCTTAAAAACTTAGATGATTCTTTGAATTTACTCAATTTAAATGGAATATTGTATTTGATCCACAACCCTAGCGATTTATCACTGCGTCGTAAAGAACTTTGGCTTTCTAAATTAGAAAACTCCAACTCGTTTAAAACCTTAAAAGTTTTGGACAAAGCGAATGAAGTGAGTTACCCAAGCTATAGCCTTAATCCGCATTTTATAGATATTGTTTATACCTATAACCGCTCTCATATCAAACACATCCGTTTCAATATGGCTTATTTAAATTCCCTTCTCAAGTAA